In bacterium, the following proteins share a genomic window:
- a CDS encoding SwmB domain-containing protein encodes MFPMLHPELRRKGLALVLTLVLALTGSGMAGAQHDGEANPPAKPAGLEVSTEAGSLDASVLWKQVDGADSYWIRWRAHSPGNKLNEGVRVEASEAEVTVDGDGGEWMVQVVTVDAVGEWVMRVQACVGDVCGPPLAQAFTVEPAPEPEPVSEPVFEPASLQKDVQEPVQDPEPTPEPANRAPGIDEKAARYGSFTETGNAPRGTLVHRFFDGIFSDPDGDALTFTAEVTAGRAELVDAVHVAADRSLLFVRVDGDDDWAALSPVPANPLATTVTLTATDPGGLSASLTTTWHTAWDAPDPEPVSDPESEPAKALGEDSGPVGAQLGVSVTASAVELAVGEPVNLSAVIANAPDEGSPSYSWEMNFGGSWSAWGTNATFSYIGWGAESQSFRVTVSYGSGETATSDPLAVTWVEELPNRAPAVNENAAAYDAFVKAGSAPRGTLVTKSFAGIFTDPDGDALNYATALSGDGSQLAQAVQTSAERELVGLRMESVSDWGAVTPALPDPLVTTVTLLASDPDGLSSASVTGSWQTDWDSHPKIVTAEAHISDGSLLLVFNQDVQASPAPTAGQFTVNVVNADGTTGTNAVEGVSVLGNLVFLDLAEKPIEGQTITVDYAHADATPLKRAAGGGDNAPGFTGQAVEVVEGLVTAAQQQEATTLVSNTGQSGPVSHPVVGVLSSTNWRAAGSFTTGDHAMGYTLSAVDARIGAVGSSIRTTGSENVLRATVREIFSAVPSPTVLYTLTNPASLTANAMNTFTAPAAATLDANTTYALVFEIAGPTGNDQRFRTSLSLTGSHAEDAGAASGWSIGDLTYEGRAHQNTWANSNRNSPIIAIKGELVGAGPLPVRAVTSVDRAEVVITFNESLNTGSTPAPGDFTVTVNGARRNVNTGGVVVSGSTVTLTLASAVASTDVVMVSYAKPTANPLQGSDNDDADSFEARAVDITLVSNLGQADGSTGDTNADRAQGFTTGANPGGYKLTAVDIQFNTLAADQVLTVSIRSGASLNSDGTLVGTLTNPGTLAAGVNTFTAPGDGIALEPSTGYVVVVDFPGTGASTVQFTASDAEDTGAESGWDINDRSFFRNHDATSPGFPSTSQLSRKMAIVGYGVVDYDSDDDGLIEVRTAAQLNALRWDTDGDGTPAAANQTDYAAAFSRAVAGMGCPDTGCAGYEIGTGADMEAAVTINLGAAPYNTGEGWVPIPSFATVLEGNGHTIDGLFINRDEGNNGLFASISSGGRVQNLSLTGVSVTSNGGGRTGSLAGDNSGHVAAVSAAGAGIMATGSNSGGLVGFNNGTGTLVASHSHASVTGEGRFFLGGLVGQNEGRIVASYATGTVTGGASGGFVGGLVGGNTGSIVASYSTGQATGGFQVGGLVGHDRINAVSGTATDSYWDTATSGLTTSAGGTGKTTSELQTPTDYTGIYANWNLDLDGRLGADDPWSFGTATDYPTLDFVATLPASGLADYDTDDDGLIEVTSAAQLNALRWDADGNGAPDQASLTDYLAAYPNAPTGMGCPAAGCTGYEIGTGAAGEAAVTIDLDVAPYNAGAGWVPLPAYSATLEGNGNTIDGLTIVRSGAGNGLFASISAGGRVQNLLLTGVSVTSNGGGRTGSLAGNNSGWIAAVSAAGAVRGNLTGSTDFFGGLVGRNDTSGTIVASRSAVSVTITGTGTGNGRGGLAGSNNGRIAASYATGSVSGGAASITTGGLVGTNGSSGTIVASYSTGAVSSNSNLGGLVAFNFGTVTDSYWDTLTSGLTTGGAGAGKTPAELIAPTGYTDIYANWNADLNGDSVGDDPWDFGADDDYPVIDYGGLSAADQPQPPVRVIAVAVSSTVGGHDYYTEGEVIRIRVSFRKAVNVDTTVGRPRLKLKFKPADTTDHWAVYESGSGTRTLIFAYTVLAADSSGADSGVAVIADSLENDGGSSIDEAVGGSPILDLSHPGLAHDTSHKVDGSRDITPPTVSRAETKADGSEIIVTFNEALKGHANTLDFRYSVDGGAQRVPGGLTTVLATGTVTLLGVIPAIEHGQTVQVKYIRPTGANVLRDTSDNAIESFDFQAVENKVPYTTPPAFVGAALNQAGDKITITFNEALDDTSTPAPGDFTVTVNGVVRTGAVSGVAIDGPTVVLTLTPALAATDDVQVRYAKPGANQLQDRAVTGKNAVETFGNQPVAKAQPVVTAIELINTPADGQTFRLGEVIKVRVTFSEPVTATGQPQLTLFSDDGWMRVQARGVVRGPGPYTAMEFRRGVQAGDQAVDKLVFGTHAKHGGGISMVGGGALTSTSSGLAVSPSVDPVSFNYKADGGPAPRDAYEGYESYGPCRRDIALGPWQYNYHGSLGTKWGVGCEARYEGGRYSKYFTFTIDAETQVRLHAESSTAFPKLILRVGRSYGGEAIVTDEGFGSLHWARIDQKLPAGTYTLEATTPSGRSVSYFHLWAGIPRDLPGPDDPCVMEIDRGDTEPGMWKGICHSTETLGAYARYYRYTPSAPGLIELFLTSRGAAEELYLYEGDTLIKQNSSLNWKRNGVYAWIHYSGAKAGVTYTIEVTTNSPGETGNYLLALRGKNYWLWNDSDFKPEGAEVTPADCREYNGTPGIRSLYVGGTWGWPCHSVEEAGGYARYHTFTITGDRSRRVVIEMGSPHTWDAVLYLREGTKGSGNHIAFSDDDRGVRGMDAVLDLELEPGTYTIEAAIRVPGNGDGGRYGMNIHSYPIRD; translated from the coding sequence ATGTTCCCCATGCTGCACCCTGAACTGAGAAGGAAAGGCCTGGCCCTGGTCCTCACCCTTGTGCTGGCCCTGACCGGATCAGGCATGGCGGGAGCCCAGCACGACGGCGAGGCGAATCCTCCGGCCAAGCCGGCCGGGTTGGAGGTCTCCACCGAGGCGGGATCGCTGGACGCGTCGGTGCTGTGGAAGCAGGTCGACGGAGCTGACTCCTACTGGATCCGCTGGCGGGCGCACAGCCCCGGAAACAAGCTGAACGAGGGGGTGCGCGTCGAGGCTTCCGAGGCGGAGGTCACCGTGGACGGCGACGGCGGCGAGTGGATGGTGCAGGTCGTCACAGTGGACGCCGTCGGCGAGTGGGTGATGCGGGTGCAGGCCTGCGTCGGCGACGTGTGCGGGCCGCCCCTGGCCCAGGCCTTCACAGTCGAACCGGCCCCCGAGCCCGAGCCGGTGTCGGAGCCGGTGTTTGAGCCCGCGTCGCTGCAGAAGGATGTCCAGGAGCCTGTGCAGGATCCCGAGCCGACGCCGGAGCCGGCCAATCGGGCGCCCGGGATCGATGAGAAGGCGGCGCGTTACGGCTCGTTCACCGAGACGGGCAACGCGCCGCGGGGCACGCTGGTGCACCGGTTCTTCGACGGGATCTTCTCCGATCCCGACGGCGATGCTCTCACCTTTACCGCGGAGGTCACCGCCGGCCGCGCCGAGTTGGTGGACGCGGTACACGTCGCAGCGGACCGGTCGCTGCTGTTCGTGCGTGTCGACGGCGACGACGACTGGGCGGCGCTGTCGCCGGTGCCGGCCAACCCGCTGGCCACCACCGTCACCCTCACCGCCACCGACCCCGGCGGGCTGAGCGCCTCGCTCACCACCACCTGGCACACCGCCTGGGACGCCCCCGACCCCGAGCCGGTGTCCGACCCGGAGTCTGAGCCGGCCAAGGCGTTGGGGGAAGACTCGGGGCCGGTGGGCGCGCAGCTGGGCGTGTCGGTGACGGCCAGCGCCGTTGAGCTTGCGGTGGGCGAGCCGGTGAACTTGAGCGCGGTCATCGCCAACGCTCCCGATGAGGGCAGCCCCTCCTACAGCTGGGAGATGAACTTCGGCGGCTCCTGGTCGGCTTGGGGCACCAATGCCACCTTCTCCTACATCGGATGGGGCGCGGAGTCCCAGTCGTTCCGGGTCACCGTGTCCTACGGCTCCGGGGAGACGGCCACCTCGGACCCCCTGGCGGTGACCTGGGTGGAAGAGCTGCCCAACCGGGCGCCGGCGGTCAACGAGAACGCCGCCGCCTATGACGCCTTCGTCAAGGCCGGCAGCGCCCCCCGGGGCACCCTGGTCACCAAGTCCTTCGCGGGCATCTTCACCGACCCCGACGGGGACGCTCTGAACTACGCCACCGCCCTCTCCGGCGACGGCAGCCAACTGGCGCAGGCCGTCCAGACCAGCGCCGAGCGCGAGCTGGTGGGTCTGCGCATGGAGTCCGTCAGCGACTGGGGGGCCGTCACTCCGGCGTTGCCCGACCCGCTGGTCACCACGGTCACGCTGCTGGCCTCCGACCCCGACGGCCTGTCGTCGGCGTCGGTGACCGGCTCGTGGCAGACCGACTGGGACAGCCATCCCAAGATCGTGACGGCGGAGGCGCATATCAGCGACGGGTCGCTGCTGCTGGTCTTCAACCAGGACGTGCAGGCGTCGCCCGCGCCAACCGCCGGCCAGTTCACGGTCAACGTGGTCAACGCCGACGGGACCACCGGCACCAACGCCGTGGAGGGCGTGTCGGTCCTCGGCAACCTGGTCTTCCTGGACCTGGCCGAGAAGCCCATCGAGGGCCAGACCATCACCGTGGACTACGCCCACGCCGACGCCACCCCGCTGAAACGCGCCGCCGGCGGCGGCGACAACGCCCCCGGCTTCACCGGCCAGGCTGTCGAGGTGGTGGAGGGCCTGGTGACCGCGGCGCAGCAGCAGGAGGCGACCACGCTGGTCTCCAACACCGGGCAGTCTGGCCCGGTATCGCATCCAGTCGTGGGAGTGTTGTCCAGCACCAACTGGCGGGCAGCCGGAAGCTTCACCACCGGCGACCACGCTATGGGATACACGCTCTCAGCTGTCGATGCAAGGATTGGCGCCGTTGGTTCGAGCATAAGAACGACGGGCAGCGAGAACGTTCTTCGGGCGACCGTCCGCGAGATCTTCTCCGCCGTACCCAGCCCCACCGTCCTGTATACGCTGACCAACCCGGCGAGTCTCACTGCCAACGCTATGAACACGTTCACCGCGCCCGCCGCGGCGACGCTGGATGCGAACACGACCTACGCCCTTGTTTTTGAGATCGCCGGGCCGACAGGCAACGACCAGCGTTTCAGGACGAGTCTCTCGCTCACAGGTAGTCACGCCGAGGATGCCGGAGCTGCGAGCGGATGGAGCATCGGCGACCTGACATACGAGGGCCGAGCGCATCAGAATACATGGGCTAATTCCAACCGAAATTCGCCGATAATCGCCATCAAGGGCGAACTCGTAGGCGCCGGCCCGCTGCCGGTGCGGGCGGTCACGTCGGTGGACCGGGCCGAGGTGGTCATCACTTTCAACGAGTCCCTGAACACCGGCTCGACGCCCGCGCCCGGCGATTTCACGGTCACGGTGAACGGCGCCCGCCGCAACGTCAATACCGGCGGCGTGGTCGTCAGCGGCAGCACGGTCACCCTCACCCTGGCATCGGCGGTGGCCAGCACCGATGTGGTGATGGTGAGCTACGCCAAGCCAACCGCCAACCCGCTCCAGGGGTCCGACAACGACGACGCCGACTCCTTCGAGGCCCGGGCGGTGGACATCACCCTGGTCAGCAACCTGGGCCAGGCCGACGGGTCCACCGGCGACACCAACGCCGACCGCGCCCAGGGATTCACCACCGGCGCCAACCCCGGCGGCTACAAGCTGACCGCCGTGGACATCCAGTTCAATACCCTGGCGGCGGACCAGGTCCTCACCGTCAGCATCCGCAGCGGCGCGAGCCTCAACAGTGACGGCACCCTGGTCGGCACCCTCACCAATCCGGGCACGCTGGCCGCCGGCGTCAACACCTTCACCGCCCCCGGCGACGGCATCGCCCTGGAGCCCTCCACCGGCTACGTCGTGGTCGTGGACTTCCCCGGCACCGGCGCCTCCACTGTCCAGTTCACGGCATCCGACGCGGAGGACACCGGCGCGGAGTCGGGCTGGGACATAAACGATAGGAGCTTCTTCAGGAACCATGACGCCACTTCTCCCGGGTTCCCCAGCACGTCCCAACTATCGAGGAAGATGGCCATCGTCGGCTACGGAGTAGTCGACTACGACTCCGACGACGACGGCCTCATCGAGGTCCGCACCGCCGCCCAGCTCAACGCCCTGCGCTGGGACACCGACGGCGACGGGACCCCGGCGGCCGCCAACCAGACCGACTACGCCGCCGCCTTCTCGCGGGCGGTGGCGGGCATGGGCTGCCCCGACACCGGCTGTGCGGGCTATGAGATAGGCACGGGCGCCGACATGGAGGCGGCGGTCACCATCAACCTGGGCGCAGCCCCCTACAACACCGGCGAGGGCTGGGTCCCCATCCCGTCCTTCGCCACCGTGCTGGAGGGCAACGGCCACACCATCGACGGGCTGTTCATCAACCGCGACGAAGGCAACAACGGTTTGTTCGCGTCCATCTCCTCCGGCGGGCGGGTGCAGAACCTGAGCCTCACCGGAGTCAGCGTCACTTCGAACGGTGGTGGACGCACCGGCTCGTTGGCCGGCGATAACAGCGGCCACGTCGCCGCCGTGTCAGCCGCCGGCGCGGGGATCATGGCTACGGGTTCTAACAGTGGTGGTCTGGTCGGCTTTAACAACGGCACCGGAACGCTGGTCGCCAGCCACTCTCACGCATCGGTCACCGGCGAGGGCCGCTTCTTCCTGGGCGGCTTGGTGGGGCAGAACGAGGGACGGATCGTGGCCAGCTACGCCACCGGGACCGTAACGGGCGGTGCCAGCGGCGGCTTTGTCGGCGGCCTGGTGGGCGGCAACACAGGCTCGATCGTGGCCAGCTATTCCACGGGCCAGGCGACGGGCGGCTTTCAAGTCGGAGGCCTTGTCGGTCACGATCGCATTAACGCCGTCTCTGGCACGGCCACCGACAGCTACTGGGACACGGCCACCAGCGGCCTGACCACCAGCGCCGGCGGCACGGGCAAGACCACCAGCGAGCTGCAAACGCCCACGGACTACACCGGCATCTACGCCAACTGGAACCTGGACCTCGACGGGAGGCTGGGCGCCGACGACCCCTGGAGCTTCGGCACGGCCACCGACTACCCCACGCTGGACTTCGTGGCCACGCTGCCGGCGAGCGGCCTGGCCGACTACGACACCGACGACGACGGCCTGATCGAGGTCACCAGCGCGGCGCAGCTCAACGCCCTGCGCTGGGACGCCGACGGCAACGGCGCGCCGGACCAGGCCAGCCTGACCGACTACCTGGCCGCCTACCCCAACGCGCCCACCGGCATGGGCTGCCCCGCCGCCGGCTGCACCGGCTACGAGATCGGCACCGGCGCCGCCGGCGAGGCCGCGGTCACCATCGACCTGGATGTGGCCCCCTACAACGCGGGCGCGGGCTGGGTGCCGCTGCCGGCCTACTCGGCCACCCTCGAGGGCAACGGCAACACCATCGACGGCCTGACCATCGTCCGCTCCGGTGCTGGCAACGGTCTGTTCGCGTCCATCAGCGCCGGCGGCCGGGTGCAGAACCTGCTCCTCACCGGCGTCAGCGTCACTTCGAACGGTGGTGGACGCACCGGCTCGTTGGCCGGCAATAACAGCGGCTGGATCGCCGCCGTTTCCGCGGCGGGCGCCGTCCGGGGAAACTTGACGGGGTCCACCGACTTCTTTGGTGGTCTGGTCGGCCGCAACGATACCTCCGGCACCATCGTCGCCTCTCGCTCAGCCGTGTCGGTCACCATCACAGGCACAGGCACAGGCAACGGCCGGGGCGGCCTGGCCGGGTCCAATAATGGCCGGATCGCGGCCAGCTACGCCACCGGCAGCGTATCTGGCGGCGCCGCCAGTATCACTACCGGCGGCCTCGTCGGCACCAACGGCTCCAGCGGCACGATCGTCGCCAGCTATTCCACGGGCGCGGTATCCAGCAACAGTAACCTCGGAGGGCTGGTCGCGTTCAACTTCGGCACCGTCACCGACAGCTACTGGGACACGCTCACCAGCGGCCTGACCACCGGCGGCGCCGGCGCGGGCAAGACACCCGCCGAGCTGATCGCCCCCACCGGCTATACCGATATCTACGCCAACTGGAACGCGGACCTGAACGGCGACTCGGTGGGCGACGACCCGTGGGACTTCGGCGCCGACGACGACTACCCGGTCATCGATTATGGCGGCCTCAGCGCCGCCGACCAGCCCCAGCCGCCGGTGCGGGTCATCGCTGTGGCGGTGTCCTCCACCGTCGGCGGCCACGACTACTACACCGAGGGCGAGGTCATCCGCATCCGGGTCAGCTTCCGCAAGGCGGTGAACGTGGACACCACGGTCGGCCGGCCCAGGCTGAAGCTCAAGTTCAAGCCCGCCGACACCACCGACCACTGGGCCGTCTACGAGAGCGGCAGCGGCACCAGGACGCTGATCTTCGCCTACACCGTGCTGGCCGCGGACAGCTCCGGGGCCGACTCGGGCGTGGCCGTGATCGCCGACTCCCTGGAAAACGACGGCGGCAGCAGCATCGACGAAGCGGTCGGCGGCTCGCCCATCCTCGACCTGTCCCATCCGGGGCTGGCCCACGACACCAGCCACAAGGTGGACGGCAGCCGCGACATCACCCCGCCCACCGTCTCCAGAGCCGAGACCAAAGCCGACGGGTCCGAGATCATCGTCACCTTCAACGAGGCGCTGAAGGGGCACGCCAACACCCTCGACTTCCGCTACTCCGTCGACGGGGGGGCGCAGCGGGTGCCGGGCGGCCTGACAACGGTCCTGGCCACCGGCACGGTCACCCTGCTGGGCGTGATTCCGGCCATCGAGCACGGCCAGACGGTCCAGGTGAAATACATCCGGCCGACGGGCGCCAACGTGCTGCGCGACACCAGCGACAACGCCATCGAGAGCTTCGACTTCCAGGCCGTGGAGAACAAGGTGCCCTACACCACCCCGCCCGCCTTCGTGGGGGCGGCGTTGAACCAGGCGGGCGACAAGATCACCATCACCTTCAACGAGGCCCTCGACGACACCTCGACACCGGCCCCCGGCGACTTCACGGTCACGGTGAACGGCGTCGTGCGCACCGGCGCCGTCTCCGGCGTCGCGATCGACGGCCCCACGGTGGTCCTCACCCTGACCCCCGCGCTGGCGGCCACCGACGACGTGCAGGTGCGTTACGCCAAGCCCGGAGCCAACCAGCTGCAGGACCGTGCCGTCACCGGAAAGAATGCGGTGGAGACTTTCGGGAACCAGCCGGTGGCCAAGGCCCAGCCCGTGGTCACCGCCATCGAGCTGATCAACACCCCCGCCGACGGCCAGACCTTCCGCCTCGGCGAGGTCATCAAGGTGCGGGTCACCTTCAGCGAGCCGGTGACCGCCACCGGTCAGCCCCAGCTCACGCTGTTCTCCGACGATGGCTGGATGCGCGTGCAGGCGCGGGGCGTGGTGCGGGGCCCCGGCCCCTACACAGCGATGGAATTCCGGCGCGGCGTGCAGGCCGGCGACCAGGCCGTCGACAAGCTGGTCTTCGGCACCCACGCCAAACACGGCGGCGGGATCAGCATGGTGGGCGGCGGCGCCCTCACCAGCACCTCCTCGGGCCTGGCCGTCAGCCCGTCGGTGGACCCGGTGTCGTTCAACTACAAGGCCGACGGCGGCCCGGCGCCCCGCGACGCCTACGAGGGCTACGAGTCCTACGGACCGTGCCGCCGCGACATCGCCCTTGGGCCCTGGCAGTACAACTACCACGGCTCTTTGGGCACCAAGTGGGGCGTGGGCTGCGAAGCCCGCTACGAGGGCGGCCGCTACTCCAAGTACTTCACCTTCACCATCGACGCCGAGACCCAGGTGCGGCTCCACGCCGAGAGCAGCACGGCCTTCCCCAAGCTGATCCTGCGCGTGGGCCGCAGCTACGGCGGAGAAGCCATCGTCACCGACGAGGGCTTCGGGTCGTTGCACTGGGCCCGCATCGACCAGAAGCTGCCGGCGGGCACCTACACCCTGGAGGCCACCACCCCCTCGGGCCGGTCGGTGTCCTACTTCCACCTCTGGGCCGGCATCCCCCGGGACCTGCCGGGCCCTGATGACCCCTGTGTCATGGAGATCGACCGGGGCGACACCGAGCCCGGCATGTGGAAGGGCATCTGCCACTCCACCGAGACCCTCGGTGCCTACGCCCGCTACTACCGCTACACCCCCTCCGCGCCCGGTCTCATCGAGCTGTTCCTGACCTCCAGGGGGGCCGCCGAGGAGCTGTACCTCTACGAGGGCGACACCCTGATCAAGCAGAACTCCTCGCTGAACTGGAAACGCAACGGCGTCTACGCCTGGATCCACTACAGCGGGGCCAAAGCCGGGGTGACCTACACCATCGAGGTCACCACCAACTCACCCGGCGAGACCGGCAACTACCTGCTGGCGTTGCGGGGCAAGAACTACTGGCTGTGGAACGACAGCGACTTCAAGCCCGAGGGCGCCGAGGTGACGCCCGCCGACTGCCGGGAGTACAACGGCACCCCGGGCATCCGAAGCCTCTACGTCGGCGGGACCTGGGGGTGGCCCTGCCACTCGGTGGAGGAGGCGGGGGGCTACGCCCGCTACCACACCTTCACCATCACCGGAGACAGGAGTAGGAGGGTGGTCATCGAGATGGGGTCACCCCACACCTGGGACGCCGTGCTGTACCTGCGCGAGGGCACCAAGGGATCGGGGAACCACATAGCCTTCTCCGACGATGATCGCGGCGTGAGGGGGATGGACGCCGTGCTGGATCTGGAGCTGGAGCCGGGGACCTACACCATCGAGGCGGCCATCAGAGTGCCCGGCAACGGCGACGGGGGACGGTACGGCATGAACATCCACTCCTACCCAATACGCGACTGA
- a CDS encoding type II toxin-antitoxin system prevent-host-death family antitoxin: MVTVDVHEAETHLPRLLERVEAGEEVIIARDGRPVARLIPYALSGRQQFGSWKDRIAVDDSFFDPLPDEELAAWEA; encoded by the coding sequence ATGGTGACGGTAGATGTTCACGAAGCGGAGACCCATCTTCCCCGTCTGCTGGAGCGGGTCGAGGCAGGCGAGGAGGTCATCATCGCCCGCGACGGAAGGCCGGTTGCTCGCCTCATCCCCTACGCCCTGTCGGGCAGACAGCAATTCGGGTCGTGGAAGGACCGGATCGCGGTGGACGACAGTTTCTTCGACCCGCTCCCGGACGAGGAGTTGGCCGCCTGGGAGGCGTAG
- a CDS encoding AAA family ATPase, with amino-acid sequence MAPEIDPQNPFTPDFGRMPPVLAGRDEAIGRMARVLAAGPARKEFTTLMLGLRGVGKTTMASAIAHEASAAGWRVIRIDAPLAPQPEEGAVAAITEQVYEHLDDIDPPRRRRLTGASLPMVGGGATWENTHSRRPTYRKQLDTLVTATVESGGVGVLLVIDEFHNLTAPEASRIAGALQQITKIDRKPLAFIGIGLPHIDYTLLANEGFTFFHRCNRERVGNITIHDAMGAIEGPIAAHGGAIDLQLLRRAGAATRGTGYAIQSIGYHIWELAGPPPAEITDDHVARAVTLMDEDVAHHVTGPIWSRLSPTDKLFLFAMLEDDGPSRLRDIGLRLGTAAPNTSTYKKRLLDQGAILETGRGRVSFADAAIRYRAIEERDLEVMIRDREALERAQAFAVTGYNPALTIPLSQLAVTPACSEWMPRAKAQCVLKAGHRGSHRRHTAGAESR; translated from the coding sequence ATGGCACCCGAGATAGATCCGCAGAATCCGTTCACCCCCGACTTCGGCCGGATGCCACCCGTGCTGGCGGGACGCGACGAGGCCATCGGGCGGATGGCCCGAGTGCTCGCCGCCGGACCCGCCCGGAAGGAGTTCACCACGCTGATGCTCGGACTGCGCGGGGTCGGAAAGACCACCATGGCCTCGGCGATCGCCCACGAAGCCTCCGCCGCGGGCTGGCGAGTAATCAGGATTGACGCGCCCCTTGCGCCACAGCCCGAGGAGGGCGCCGTCGCCGCCATAACGGAGCAGGTATACGAGCACCTTGACGACATCGACCCTCCGCGGAGACGGAGGCTGACCGGAGCGTCGTTACCGATGGTCGGTGGCGGAGCCACCTGGGAAAACACGCACTCCCGCCGGCCCACCTACCGGAAACAACTCGACACGCTCGTCACCGCCACCGTCGAGAGCGGAGGCGTCGGCGTCCTGCTCGTCATAGACGAATTCCACAACCTGACCGCACCGGAGGCCAGCCGGATCGCCGGTGCGCTCCAGCAGATCACCAAGATCGATCGCAAGCCACTCGCCTTCATCGGCATCGGCCTGCCCCATATCGACTACACACTCCTGGCGAACGAGGGATTCACGTTCTTCCACCGGTGCAACCGGGAACGCGTCGGCAACATCACCATCCACGACGCCATGGGGGCGATCGAAGGGCCGATTGCGGCCCACGGCGGCGCCATCGACCTCCAACTGCTCCGCAGGGCAGGCGCCGCTACCCGCGGTACGGGTTACGCCATCCAGTCGATCGGCTACCACATCTGGGAGCTCGCCGGCCCCCCGCCCGCCGAGATAACCGATGACCACGTGGCCCGGGCCGTCACGCTGATGGACGAAGACGTAGCGCACCATGTGACCGGGCCGATCTGGAGCCGCCTGTCCCCCACCGACAAGCTCTTCCTGTTCGCGATGCTCGAAGACGACGGTCCGTCGCGACTCAGAGATATCGGACTCCGCCTCGGAACGGCGGCGCCCAACACATCTACTTACAAGAAGCGCCTGCTCGACCAGGGAGCGATCCTCGAGACCGGACGAGGACGCGTCTCGTTTGCGGACGCCGCCATCAGATACCGCGCCATCGAAGAGCGCGACCTGGAGGTCATGATCCGAGACCGCGAGGCCCTGGAGCGAGCGCAGGCGTTCGCCGTCACCGGCTACAACCCCGCCCTCACCATCCCCCTGTCACAGTTGGCAGTCACACCGGCCTGCTCCGAGTGGATGCCCCGCGCCAAGGCCCAATGCGTCCTCAAGGCAGGACACCGCGGAAGCCACCGCCGCCACACCGCCGGGGCCGAGTCCAGGTAA
- a CDS encoding type II toxin-antitoxin system VapC family toxin — protein sequence MNLLLDTNVLLRLAIASDEISESFMQVVESGLESGGTAVSAITFVETTRLHHHGRIDLGCHPGVWRRERLRSGLREIPIGGEIAVESVLLMNTGFHNDPADQLIVATAMLTGLRLATTDRKIIDWAHQTRLVPLLDPRVVADV from the coding sequence GTGAACCTGCTGCTGGACACCAATGTCCTGCTCCGGCTCGCGATTGCCAGTGACGAGATCAGCGAGTCGTTTATGCAGGTGGTCGAGTCCGGTCTCGAGAGCGGCGGCACTGCGGTCTCTGCGATCACGTTCGTGGAGACCACGCGACTGCACCATCATGGGCGGATCGATCTCGGGTGCCATCCCGGCGTCTGGCGTCGCGAGAGGCTTCGGTCAGGACTGCGCGAGATCCCGATCGGCGGCGAGATAGCAGTCGAGTCGGTGTTGCTGATGAACACCGGATTCCACAACGACCCTGCAGATCAGCTGATCGTGGCCACGGCCATGCTCACAGGGTTGCGTCTCGCCACGACGGACCGGAAGATCATCGACTGGGCCCACCAGACCCGGCTCGTTCCGCTGCTCGACCCGAGAGTCGTTGCCGACGTGTGA
- a CDS encoding type II toxin-antitoxin system Phd/YefM family antitoxin, whose amino-acid sequence MADPRPLSSERSVPAGEFKAHCLRLMDDVQETGTAIVVTKHRRPVVRVSPFREDRPRLVGSCLGQLRIIADIDDYPAIPPDDWDMIHDLDGSGTGDPV is encoded by the coding sequence ATGGCCGATCCGCGACCTCTCTCATCGGAACGCTCGGTGCCCGCAGGGGAATTCAAGGCGCATTGTCTGCGTCTCATGGATGACGTGCAGGAGACGGGAACAGCGATCGTCGTGACAAAGCACCGGCGGCCTGTCGTGAGGGTCAGTCCGTTCCGCGAGGATCGTCCCCGGTTGGTCGGATCATGCCTGGGTCAACTGCGGATCATCGCCGACATCGACGACTACCCGGCGATTCCCCCCGACGATTGGGACATGATCCACGATCTGGACGGATCCGGGACCGGCGATCCGGTCTGA
- a CDS encoding PIN domain nuclease, giving the protein MILDAGVLISVDRGDESARAFLTAAARSGTRLHTSHPVVAQVWRDGSRQARLAAFVKTVTVHSLDDGPSVGRLLAVSRSADVVDGHLVLLALRLGDDIMTGDPDDLTELAAALGPAGPRVHRWP; this is encoded by the coding sequence GTGATCCTCGACGCCGGGGTGTTGATCTCGGTCGACCGCGGCGATGAATCCGCCCGTGCCTTTCTCACCGCTGCCGCTCGCTCGGGTACTCGGCTGCATACGAGCCATCCGGTAGTAGCCCAGGTGTGGCGGGACGGCTCCCGGCAGGCCCGCCTGGCCGCGTTTGTCAAGACGGTCACGGTGCATTCGCTCGATGACGGTCCGTCGGTCGGTCGGCTTCTGGCCGTCTCCCGCTCCGCGGATGTCGTCGACGGCCATCTCGTCCTCCTCGCCCTCCGGCTCGGTGATGACATCATGACCGGCGATCCGGACGATCTCACCGAACTGGCCGCCGCGCTCGGTCCCGCCGGCCCGAGGGTCCACCGCTGGCCGTAG